AATCCCCAGacaatgtttatatatttatatgcacattATTTTAAACTGATACTGTAGAATAATATGTCCTTAGTGTCACTGTATGAGGATGGAGGTTGCACATTTAGTCTGAGCAAAGTAAAAGTGACAGAAATAGACAGATATGAATGAAATCTGGCAAATCCCGGGCTACAGAGCCGAACTTTCACCCATTATTCCTAATTGTGTTTGTACTTTCCCAGCAGAAAAATGATACAGCAGTGAAGAGAATATAATTCCTTATAAATTGCATgcaagaaggggggatgtgagtaaTAATTAGGggataaaatgcccttttcttgcAGCCTCAGAAACACAAAGTCAGAGCAGTGTTTGTGATCCGGGAGGATGAGAgtcaggggcggggcttagtgatTATACCCAATGAGAAAGAAGCTCACTCCGATaactaaccaatcacagagcagcaggctctCTATATAAGTCCCGGCAGGTCCCCGCCCCCAGTATAACTTTCTGTCAGTGTGTTGGGGGATTTTacctgcagctgcaatggccgagaccgctcctgctcctcctcctccagctgaaagcgctgccaagaagaagcagccgaaGAAAGCGGCGGGAGCCTCGAAAAGCCGCCCAGCAAAGTCCGGTCCCAGCGTGTCCGATCTGATAGTGAGAGCTGTGTCCGCCTCTAAGGAGCGCAGCGGGGTCTCCCTGTCTGCTCTGAAGAAGGCTCTGGCTGCAGGAGGCTACGATGTGGAGAAGAATAACAGCCGCCTGAAGCTGGCTCTCAAGGGCTTGGTGAGCAAGGAAACCCTGATCCAGCTGAAAGGGAGCGGAGCCTCCGGATCGTTCAAGCTGAATAAGAAGCAGctggagagcaaggagaaggcggccAAGAAAAAGGATGTGGGGAAACCCAAGAAGCCAGTGGCAAAGAAACCCGCCAAGTCCCCCAAGAAACCCAAAAAGGCTCCGGCGGGAGTGAAGAAAAGCCCCAAAAAGGTCAAGAAACCGGCGGCCGCCAAGAAGCCAGCAAAAAGCCCGAAGAAGTCTAAAGCTGCCAAGCCCAGGAAGGCCGTGAAGAGCCCGGCGGCTAAAAAGGCTGCGAAGCCAAAAGctgctaaggcctcggtcccgctgcgctcgttggcgcgggcggcgggtcgcgagttccccaccagcaggggaatcctcgcgagccggtcccggtcccccctggctgcacagagcactacacgctgtagcgcgtcagccgctggagacaccagagaatggtgttttctagctttgacgcgtgacgtgtgtggctgtgagccaatggggaggggaggtttcgggaggaggagaggcttcggggagcggggaggagtgtggagtgaaagcaggtgagtgcctttctctgtgtgtgtgtctgagtgcgtgcctgtctgtgtgtgtatgtgtctgagtgcgtgagtgcctgtctgtgtgtgtgtgtgcccgagtgcctgcctctgtctgtgtgtgtgtgtgtgtaggagtgcgtgagtgcctgcctgtgtgtgcgcgcgcgtgtgtgtgtgtatgagtgcgtgagtgcctgcctgtgtgtgtgtgtgtgtgtgtgtgtgtgcgcgtgtatgaatgagtgcctgcgtgtgtgtgtttaaacttaccttccagctccagcccgagtccgtggagggaggggggggagagtagcgggtccctccgctcaagccacgcccccccctccctgtcaaaccgcccacctcccgatcaaacctcccacctcccgcccacctcccgatcaaacctcccacctcccgcccacctcccgctccggctcccgctccctacagaccgcagatcgcggtctgtgtatctcagcgcaccgcctgtcagcagcgcaggtgcgctgactctgggagcggggccttagccttagagtcCAGCTAAGGCCAAGGCAGCAAAGCCCAAAGCTGCACAGCCCAAGAGGGCGGCAGCTCCTAAGAAGTGAGACCGAGAACTTCAGCCTCttacaaacacaaaggctcttttaagagccaccacaaCCCCACATAGAGAGCTGTGCACATAATGTGTAACTGGGAATGTTTCTCCAATTTATCCCATGCAGGGGTTTGTGTTACACTGCCAGAGCACAAGTGTATATGAATTGATACTGCGAGCACTGTAAGGTGCATGTGTAAGTTTGTAGTCCCTAACCTATTTCACGAATAAATGTTTCTCAGACAAACTGACATATTAGGTGATATGGTTTTGTTTGTGTCTACATAATATTCACATACACGatttatataaaattaaaaaaaagtgtagttTACATCAGAAAAACGTATTTATCACCATGTTATTAAAAAAAGTGTTTACATCACATTGAAAGCATCAAGCACATGCTATTCCATAACACTTCAGTTTGATCACCAGtggcacatgggaggggggacatTTACAGGTTTGTCTTTACGTGCAGCCATATACAGCATGAAATGGTGACTATGCATGCAAGTCTATATATCACATGACAAAGAATACACAAATATTGAAGGTGCGTTTATCTAAATTGTCACACATCAAGTACATATGTTGGTACAAGGATTACACACGTCTTTAATTCTCTATATTGAGATCAGTATCCGTGTGTTAATATTGATCAGGCAATTTAATTGAaaatgtggtggctcttaaaagagcctttgttttTGGGGTGTAAACGAAGTCAGGGTGCAGCCGGCCtaagctctctcccctctgatccTGCGGGCCAGCTGGATGTCCTTGGGCATGATGGTGACCCTCTTGGCGTGGATAGCGCACAGGTTGGTGTCCTCGAAGAGCCCCACCAGATAAGCCTCGCTGGCCTCCTGCAGAGCCATGACAGCCGAGCTCTGGAAGCGCAGGTCAGTCTTGAAGTCCTGGGCGATCTCCCGGACCAGGCGCTGGAAGGGCAGCTTGCGGATGAGCAGCTCGGTGGACTTCTGGTAGCGGCGGATCTCCCTGAGAGCCACAGTACCGGGCCGGTAGCGGTGAGGCTTCTTCACTCCGCCGGTGGCCGGTGCGCTCTTTCTGGCAGCCTTGGTCGCTAGCTGCTTACGGGGAGCCTTCCCTccggtggatttccgggcggtctgcttggtccgggccatcctgtgctgctgtgtcagtgCGCGTCTCCGGTCAGgaactaataaagaaaaaaaacgctGCAGCTGCGTATTTATGGATGCAGgtcgctgtgattggctgctttggtcccgcccttcgctctgattggttctGTGAAAGCCGTTGCGATGTTCAAAAATCCCGCCTCAGACCGATATCGtcctaataaagttattatttatttagtgcTTGTAAGTGGGACAATTAAAAAGATTTAATGTGATAACATTAGTGTTTGCACAGATACAGCACAGAGCTCTCTGACATGGAACATGTACTTATACCAAGTATTCAAATGATCTTTAATCGGTGAAATGTAATATGAGGGGTTTTCTTTCCCAGATCATTGCTTCAATGGGACTTTCTTGGTTCCTCTTCTTCTAAtgttcacattgtgttattattataaacccgaacacagagacacaaagaggcGGAACCGCGCGGCTCGTTTCCTTAATGCCTGCAGTTCCCAGAGCACCACACGGTGGCAGTGCTGCGCTATAAATGGGCTTCCCTCAATGTCTTCTCGCTGTCACTGCTCTGTGTGATCTGATCAGCTCCTAACCGGGCTCTTTGGCTTCCCTCTAATGCTCCAGTCACAGTAGTTTGCTTTTAATTAAAATACcaagtctgtatatgtgtatacacaatgtgttatagtttaagcacaaattaaatattccataatgtattgtgtattttctaaataaagatgAACATCTGATGTTAGAGTAATATAACTAGACTGAACAGGGGCCTgtatttaaagatatctattaaaCGTATCCTCATTCCTTATTTATTGAACTATATCACTGCATATGAAATATTAAAATTACCAATGTAAATACACACTAtctaatacatttaaacagaagcTGAACTATATCAagacttgttttttatttttcagataCAATATTAGCATGTAAGATGACTATTTAATTATGCATTAATTGTTGCTGTGTTTTTGCATCTTTTTTCCAATGCTTGTCAAACTATTTCACCATTTAGGCAGATCTGGATAAGGATATATTTCCATTGTTTCAAtatggttttttttattattaattaatgcATCTTCTCATACTGTTCATTCGTTTTTAAACTATAGATTTCTTATGTATCCTGAATAAGTCAGTTAGGTATTTGTAACTACAAATTGAAGAGATATTTTCCCCAAAGCTGCACTCAATATCCCATTCTTAATAAGCCTTCACTTTTAATACTTGTCACACTATTACTATGAACAAACATTACACATGAACCTACCAATCATTACTTTAAGTGGTGAAGAGAAAAACAGTAGTTTTTTTCCAATAGTTCACCTCctctaattaatatattatctataacgtatccaatgctgttttgttcttttattatttatagataaaatgcattacatatgCATTGGAATCAATACATTCAATACTCTAATTTTTTGGAGACCataatttttttccccacagaaataagtaaaataaaattaatacgtTGTTTGTGACAACCTCAGTGAATTAAAtctaacatataataataataataataataataataataataataataataataataataataataacaacaataacattattattattattattattattattattattattattattattattattattattattattattattattattattattattattattattattatgtgcctaAACCAGCATGGTGATTACTTTTACCTAAACAGGTGCTCAAGCGACCAAGTTAATAACACTAGTGTGATCATTTTCTATGCAAATAACTACTTAGTGCTCAAATGTGTCACAATCTCCACTAACCAATCCTACTAAGTAACTATCTCCTATACAATTGCTATCATTAGCTACTCTTACAAACTAGTGTAACAGTGATATATGTTGCAACCAATCTACAATAATAATCTCAGGGGGAAGGTATCTCTCTAAATTGAAAACATTCAGTGTTTGATTCAATGTATCAATCTGCATATCTTTCTACTCTCCTCTGTAGAGGAAATATTGTATATAGTATATTGTCTGTAACCTGGCATATCACCATTATCTTGTGTTATaccatgtttccactgcagctatggattctgggaaataaacacacatatatgcatacagtgtcacctttaACTTAATATCCATATTAACATGATCTCCTATAAGCATAGTTCTGCCTTATTATACTGAATTTTTTTGCACAGCTTGCTACATATCGTCTAACTTCTATCATGTTTAAAATATAGTTTATATTTCTAAAACATATGTTAGTATGTCTTTGAATATCTGTAATCTAAACAGCTGTTAGATTGTTTTGTGAAATGTAAATGAAGGGAGAGAATGAAAAGCCTGAAAAGCTCCAGCCTCATTGTAttgtatgggggctatgcactaagctcaatgggtttgtgttctaatgttaaaaaatagcatgtccgttaaaaagtgaggccggggacgcgtttcactaaggccttgagcccattttttaacgtatgtgctcaaaacacccacagcgtacgtgttgcttttttcccccctgctagcattcttaaacttcccatacactagctgatagaaaaaaaagctgcatgtaacatttgcatggtgatatgccatctccatgcaaggctgttacacaagcgatcgtacactaattaaaatcattttaataatagtgtacatgagcagggggtctccggagctgaaccgcattggtttcaggtccgaggaccccctacttcaggagatacaggccccgttatggggtgccggtatcccctgcagcatttaaatgtcccggtcacgtgacgtggaagcttgaaactgcaggggataccggcaccccataaaggtgcctgtatctcaggaagcagagggtcaccggacataaaaccaacgcgggtcagctccggagaccacctgcacatctacactatgaaacacatgtatattaaaaaaagatttaacaaacatcaatacacgactctccgcccaaacccatacagtacagtaatgtgcaaaataactattatccacatatggataaaagattatttgcccattattaaacactgcattagcatacctaaataaagtaaataaaaacagtagccagctaagccaatgaatacaagcaataaacaacacgaacaatgaattaattaaaccattaaccaatgaaaccaattaattcctaaaccaactcaaaatgaatagtagcattaaccaatcaaaccaatgaattactacaacattaatgaatgtaaacattaaaagacaaagaaataaattcaaacaatatctgaaataaccataaaatgcattagctaatataacacaacattaactacaaacgaacaccaatcgcaaacattttattagcattaagcaggaaaaaaataaacaatcacatccacataagaaattgaaattaaaacaaccaacagcaataccaagccacaaatgccccccaaatattgtcataataatgtaatcatctgtaccttaaagtggtacagattaatatattatcagtcaatgtgcctcccccaaaaataaaaaaaacacatccaatgaagaaacctgtaataatagacatttacaaacattcaatatagtacttaccattagaagcggtgcccctccaactcccggggtaacaggaagctcacgtaccttgaaggcctcaaacagcatccgatgccatcgccatgaagatccggatcaggtacccaaatcttcttttttctttctttaatcaccttcttctatcttcttctgtcaccatgtcttgatcttctttatcttctatcttcatctgtcagtccaaaaaaccccatgatgaatcccaaccgttgttgtctcgtcgtcttcttcggctcaaatgaggcgtcacggccttaaatacggCTTGtaatgtcacatttagcctcaaaatggttaacagtcacctgattggctgttaaaaccatgttccgactataatttttttttttgttacatgacgtcactttaagggaatgatgccagccaatcagattggctgtgcttcatttgcctttaagatgacgtcacaaagccggcgttacatggtatttcagccaatcagagtgtggacgcCGTGTGATACCATGTGAcaccagccatcttggatttagtgaaatcatcttaaaggcaaatgaagcacagccattctgattggctgacatcatttcctttaagtgatgtcatgtaaaaaaaaaaaaaataaagtcggaacatttgtttaacagccaatcaggtggctgttaacccttttgaggctaaatgtgacgtcacagccccatttaaggccgtgacgcctcgttTGAGCCCAAGAGGACGacaagacaacatcggttgggatttaccatggtttctttttggattgacagatgaagatagaagaaaaagaatatcaagaaatggtgacagatgaagatagaagaaggtgattaaagaaagaaaaatgaagatttgggtacctgagccgcatcttcatggcgatggcatcggatgctgtttgaggccttcaaggtatgtgagcttcctgttaccccgggagtcggaggggcaccgcttctaatggtaagtaatatattcaatgtttgtaaatgtctcttttaacaggtttcttcattggatgtgtttttttattttttgggggaggcacattgactgataatatattaatctgtacccctttaaggtacagattaatacattattatgacaatatttggggggcatttgtggcttgttattgctgttggttttttttatgtcagtttcttatgtggatgtcattgttttttttttttcctgcttaatgctaataaaatgtttgcgattggtgttcatttgtagttaatgttgtattatgttagctaatgcatttaatTGTTATTTCAGAtagtgtttgaatgtatttctttgtcttttaatgtttacattcattaatgttgtagtaattaattggcttgattggttagtgttactattcattttgagttggtttaggaattaattgttttgattggttaatggtttaattaattcattgttgatgttgttattgcttgtattcattggattagctggctactgtttttatttagtgaagtatgtttttttgatgttaggttttattattgagtatctggtgcattaatgtattgtaattagggtgcccgttgagtgctatagaggcttatcatgcccatattattattatatgggtatgatgtaccactatactactcaatgggtacagggtgggtatagtcagttcagggtgggtgcttaggcctcccgggtgtgtaTCGGGGCAGgctgggttaaccacttaatgactatagcggttagtaaacgctaaggtgattaaggggttaggggccattagaatgtctttattatgtatattatgtatgctttctttcaacggaggacagagagacctgttgttgtggtaagtataactgtatttatttactttatttatgtatgctaatgcagtatttaataatgggcaaataatctattatccatatctgaataatagttattttgcacattattgtactgtatgtgttaggggggtgcatttagttagaaataatgtttactaTTTTTGtaagcacaacattggtaccgcaggcccgcgggtaccccgggactcccgcggggtaagccggggacacccgcgcgacccccgatctctctcggggacccccgtggggtctctcggggacacccgccggcctgttgtatgggttttgcgcatgcaaaaatgtagagcaagaaatttttcaaagtccagctttttttgcgtctaccttgagctgacgtgttctgttgaacgcaactttcgcgtacgctaaggttacgtagcttagtgcatcccgcttaagggcagaatttaacgcaaacaaagttggactttgaaatatttcctgagaaaagtcagttttagagcgcaaagtgcctgtttgcgtggcttagtgcatcgtgttcagcgtaacatcacgttctaagagcactttgcgctctaaaaacgacttaacggagcttagtgcatgaccccctatgtctttatttgtatagcaccattaatgtacatagcaattcccattagtaatacacgtggtaatcatataaataacacataatatataaataactggtcaagggaataagtgcttcagacaaacgttacatttaggaagaggagtccctgctccgaggagcttacaatctaatttttgagTGTCTCTGGCACAGTCTCAGGGGGCACAGCTTAATCTATCACCACGTTAGGATCAGAATAAGATCTGAAACTGATTGGGTTCCCATTTCATAGATTTCTTGCTTCCCTAGCAAATCATGGCAAACAGGGCTGCGGCCAATCACAGCATGAATGATGCACAGGAGCCATTCAGGACACATGGTCTTGTCTGAACTGGCCAATCAGGGCTTGAAATGGGTGATTGCAAATTAAAGGGCAGCGGAAAGAAATATGAATCGGCCAATGGGAGCAGCATCCACCAACGGGCCCAACAATGGCTTCCTTGGCTGACAGGATGTCCCATGCTGGGCTCGGCGTCCGGATATTTGGATGGATGACAAAATGTTCTGCTTTTTGGGTTGATTGCCCCCTGGTCTGATCTTCTCCCACGGTCACTCCCCCTTGTATTCCTGCAACGCTCTTCACCTCCAGTCACAGAATTTGCCAGTTCTCTCGACATGCgagctgcacaaagggtttctcagccctgcatgtacagagaccttagctatgcttgtgatggaatgaggcccagggaccggttaataaaggttacgccctgtcacttgggttcatctggctccaaggcccctgagatacaggttttttttgcatgcctggttgcaccttgcatcccatgtaaatggaatgctttatttctaatgtgttctggcaagagaccgggactcttttgtgggatcaagcaccagagaggacacagagataaaCAAATAAACGGGTATTAATTTCGGCCGACGCCACCAACATGACTTTAACGGAGCAGATTCTACTTTTGCCGCAGGTCATGAGTTTCCAAGCACCGCTGGATGCAATAGTGAATatagaaatatagaaaataacctGGCGCAAAGTGTACAATATATTTGTGAATATTACTATAAAAAGCAATGTCCATAAAAATAAAGGATATAAGTGATGAGAGTGGAGTCCTTCCTTTCAGATGTTTGAGTGGTAAATGGACTCAGTTCCCAAGATTTGTGAAGAAAAACGGGaggagtttttttcttttttgctgcaGACTGTTATCCTGTGGTGTATGATAAAAACCAtggacaaaacattgcgcagtattgtttcaTCAAATGAATTCCCCCATATACAGCTTCAACCCGTACCTACTTACTAGATGCAAAGCAGAcagcatgcagtggagagaatctgtgattTTCCAAGTCCCAGAGTTTTCAGGCACAGCACGAACCCAACGAGGTGCGCCGTCTTCGGATAGGCTCAGATAGAATATTTTTCTCCAGGTGTTGTCATCTGTGTCCACTCCCATATTCCTGTATATGCAACTCCAACCAGGGATAAAAAAGGgggcagaggattgcgcaatacctAAAAACCTTTTAATACCTCCAATGCACaaacagacatatactcacagacacagtgagttttaaaatcaataggagcgcccgacccggctgtccaGCAGCAAACACCAGTCCCTGGCAGTCCTTGCCGGTAGCCGCGTGTATCTCGCGATGCTCCGGTGttagcgcggtgacgtcaccgcttccgCTTCCACACAGGTAGCTGAATGTGTAAACAGGCCGGCGTCtacttaggctcctccctaagtACAGAGACCTTAGCTATGCTTGTGATGGACTGAGGCCCAGGGACCGGTTAATAACGGTTACGCCCTGTCACTTGGGTTCATCTGGCTCCAAGGCCCCTGAGATACAGGGTTTTTTTTGCATGCCTGGTTGCACCTTGCATCCCATGTAAATGGAATgctttatttctaatgtgttctggCAAGAGACCGGGACTCTTTTGTTGGATCAAGCtccagagaggacacagagataaacaaataaacaaatgaaCGGGTATTAATTTCGGCCGACGCCACCAACATGACTTTAACGGAGCAGATTCCACTTTTGCCGTAGGTCATGAGTTTCCAAGCACCGCTGGATGCAAGTTGTGGAAAGGTAACTTCAaatctccagcttggcgtacaagcagcctcgacttcaggtgtctctggcacatcCTCAGAGCCCCCCGCTTAGTCTATCTTCACGCCATCCCAGGAGAGGCTTATGGAACTCAAATTGGTCGCTGCttttctacactggcgacacagtttattacactgcggccagatccgcaagccgggagatttcccggcttgctagtggccgcccctcggcgtgccgcgcgtcatagacgcgcggtcacgcgtcttcgggagcgtgcgccccctgcacgcgcgtccaggggctccccgagggagccctggtgtcccgcgatcgcgggacagcggcagggggttccgggggacccggcggacccggcagcggtagggagagcgccccgatcggagggcgctcttccgctgcttcggcgcacgcccgtcactctcgggcgcgcgccaggctactgctgcggcacagaacgggcaaatgctcgaataaactgtgccgcagcagtaggttgcAGTtctcaatggaaaatcatggagaACGGGGCAACGACCAATCCCAGCATTGATGCTGAATGGGGATCCAATCACAGAATGAGGGCTCATCTGTGTTGGCCAATCTGGTCTGAGCTTGTGACAGGGAGGCTGAGGCAAGGAAGGTGGGAATTATGAACCAGACAATGAGAACagcgcctccctccctcctgttctCAGTGCCAGCTCACTATCTCTTGGTGAGATAGGTGCCTGTGTCTGGGCACTGGATCTATATCATGAATACATTGCATCCCTACGGTATTAATAccgattgggagcttaaacatttccTAGTCTAACTAGAGAAATATGTTTAAGTTTTTCATTGCTTCTGCTTTTTGCTTCTCTGGTGTTGTTATAATGTCATTAATATATATGCTGTTGCTCACcatatgagatattatgtatactttattatcagtatatttatgatatgctatatttctattattttttttttataacttgtattttattatacataaatgcatgatatacataaaaaaaaagacatcaggtgcatatttagcatatcatatacaataacaaaagcataataaactcacatagtttttcgagccctacttaaccacgtgagtgggaatcgtcatgtgtaaggtactggggtaaataataatatataaaaaaaaaaaaaaaaaagggtgggggggaggaggtaaaggagggggtgggggggaggaggtaaaggagggggtgggggggaaggagagggggaaggtgtaTCCAAGGACAAGAATATAtctggggaacaccaggacagCGTGAGGATTATGTATCAACTAGTGAGGCCTTTCTGTAGAATAAGTGATTGGGCGTAAGGAGTATGAGGTTCTAGGTGTGGGGTTGGTTCTCATGCcaccaaaggagaacgcatttattactattatagggatgtctgtttgggcaagccagggggcccaaacttttagataattgtcgccagtgtcattaactaagctcgttagcttttccatctggcagataaaccaaatatgtttccgaatctttgggataattggaatatcggggcgtttccatagtgctgcgatctcgcaccgcgtagctagagcaaaatgtgcaattagtttattgtgtgattttgataggccctttaggggtctgttcatgagaaacagccaagggtctgggggaatagtgagatcaaatactctctggatccaatttctgatcttttcccatagcgggtatatcagcgggcaagactacagcatatgtaacaggtcagctgttcctccacattgtttagggcacaatggggaggaccctggtacaaacttagataatttgagtggggtgaggtaccatctcataagaactttatatgcgttctccttcagtgtggtgcatatagaactttttgcggctcctaggaatatagcattccactcttcgtcgtccaaggtctcccctaggtccctttcccattgggtacggaatgtaggtgattggtgctttgagattgcaggttcgactacctctctgtatatcgtagatatgagtcccttagtgtcggtttctgcccgaaagagcttttcaaaattcgtcaatggggggtatggggcaaatttattataaaatgatctgagctggaggtatttatggaattcagcgtggggaatgtctttttctagtctgagatggtcaaaatatttaatttttagatcatggccctccagatctttgagtctagtatagcctttttgtttccaaattgagtgattatgaccaataa
The genomic region above belongs to Ascaphus truei isolate aAscTru1 chromosome 12 unlocalized genomic scaffold, aAscTru1.hap1 SUPER_12_unloc_1, whole genome shotgun sequence and contains:
- the LOC142473427 gene encoding histone H3, producing the protein MARTKQTARKSTGGKAPRKQLATKAARKSAPATGGVKKPHRYRPGTVALREIRRYQKSTELLIRKLPFQRLVREIAQDFKTDLRFQSSAVMALQEASEAYLVGLFEDTNLCAIHAKRVTIMPKDIQLARRIRGERA